A window of the Budorcas taxicolor isolate Tak-1 chromosome 10, Takin1.1, whole genome shotgun sequence genome harbors these coding sequences:
- the LOC128053993 gene encoding olfactory receptor 4F3/4F16/4F29-like, with translation MDGGNHSVVSEFVFLGLTHSWEFQLLLLVFSSVLYVASMTGNILIVFSVTTDSHLHSPMYFLLASLSFIDLGACSVTSPKMIHDLFRKRKVISFGGCIAQIFFIHVIGGVEMVLLIVMAFDRYVAICKPLHYLSIMNPRMCILFLAAAWALGVSHSLFQLAFIVNLPFCGPNVLDSFYCDVPRLLRLACTDTYRLQFMVTVNSGFICVSSFFILLISYIFILLTVWKRSSGSSSKALSTLSAHITVVILFFGPTMFIYTWPHPNSQMDKFLALSDAVLTPFLNPVIYTLRNKEMKVAMKRAFRPFVIFKKIS, from the coding sequence ATGGATGGAGGGAATCACTCGGTGGTGTCTGAGTTTGTGTTTCTGGGACTCACTCATTCATGGGAGTTCCAGCTGCTCCTCCTGGTGTTCTCCTCTGTGCTCTATGTGGCAAGCATGACTGGAAACATCCTCATTGTGTTTTCTGTGACCACTGATTCTCACTTACATTCCCCCATGTACTTCCTACTGGCCAGCCTCTCCTTCATTGACTTGGGAGCCTGCTCTGTCACTTCTCCCAAGATGATCCATGACCTTTTCAGAAAGCGTAAAGTCATTTCCTTTGGAGGCTGCATTGCTCAGATCTTCTTCATCCATGTCATCGGTGGGGTGGAGATGGTGCTGCTCATAGTCATGGCCTTTGACAGATATGTTGCCATATGTAAGCCTCTCCACTATCTGAGCATCATGAACCCAAGGATGTGCATTTTGTTTCTGGCTGCTGCCTGGGCCCTTGGTGTCAGCCACTCTCTGTTCCAGCTAGCATTTATTGTGAATTTGCCCTTCTGCGGTCCTAATGTACTGGACAGCTTTTACTGTGATGTTCCTCGGCTCCTCAGACTGGCCTGTACAGATACTTACAGACTTCAGTTCATGGTCACTGTGAATAGCGGGTTTATCTGTGTTAGTTCCTTCTTTATACTCCTCATCTCCTATATCTTCATCCTGTTAACTGTTTGGAAACGCTCCTCAGGCAGTTCATCCAAGGCCCTCTCCACTTTGTCAGCTCACATCACTGTGGTTATTTTGTTCTTTGGTCCAACCATGTTTATCTATACATGGCCGCACCCCAATTCCCAAATGGACAAGTTTCTTGCTCTTTCTGATGCTGTTCTCACTCCATTTTTAAATCCAGTCATCTACACATTGAGGAACAAAGAGATGAAGGTAGCAATGAAGAGGGCTTTCAGACCATTCGTGATTTTTAAGAAGATTTCataa